In the Zingiber officinale cultivar Zhangliang chromosome 5A, Zo_v1.1, whole genome shotgun sequence genome, AATTGTAttgcggacattcagtaaatgagtttaagactattcaaacatataatatgcattcaaataatgaatctatatttatcaaataaatagtaaaaataataagacgattgtcttaggacatccctcCAAACCTAACATTTTTCACTCTATGCTATAATTTTGCATGTattgaatattaaatatttttgttatatagttttaaaaaattaataatcatatttttttgtttatatttttgaattatttaatttattataactcGACCGTTAGCCCCTGGTAAATTTAGATCATGGCTACACCCCTAGCCGACGAAATCTTCCACTGGAGTTACGACCATGATTTCTTGAGTATCTTTCGGATGTGATGAGCAGAGATTCTGATTCACCTTAATCCAGTGGAGATCTATCCCTTATAGGTAGAGATTGTTTTACGAAGAGGAAAAGTTTGTAGTAGAGGGAGGCCGGCTTATGTAGTATTGGTATACAATGTGTTGTTGGACCTAAATTAATGTATATAttatggcaaaaggtgaatatgttCGTCTCTGGcgtccccgtcaatccgtcccaaggtcaacacggaggaggtaaatcacagacggATACTATGcgggctactagcctttggaatagtgactagcacataagggaggtattttatctcgactttgtcgagatttaAACTCCAGACTTCATGATAGTAAAACACCTCATATGTTAACCACTAGATTATTCCGAGAAAACTAAATTAATATATAGATGGTGCTCTACCCGTTGGCTATTTCTATCGTAATTGAGATGCATAAGCCATGGCTGCCGGTGGAGATGCATGTCAAGAGATTGATCTTATCCACCACATCAAATACGTTATTAAGTTAGTCTTATTAGCTGAATGACAACCTAGCATGATGGAATGAATCATGGAACCTTGTTAGCTCGTCGGCTACATGTTCCTCGTCAACTAGTAGTCTATTTGGATTGTCCATTTGCTTGGTCACATCAATTTGCACGATGCAATTGCACATGTTTGATCAACTTGCCAGACCGATTAGTCAAAAcataataagaaaagaatataaaatacataaatataaaactaCCGTGCTCTTTCGAAAATATTTCATCTCCCGACccattagattttgattttttgataatataACTTAAATCAAGTATGTATTCAAAGATGTGGCATGAAGtaggaacaaccaccaccaaATCATTTCCTCGGGCATTTACAACACAGTGGAATTATAAGCACTTTATTTTGACTAATTAGTTAACAAACACCTAACTTTTTACCGGGCATAACATAGATCATAGTCATGTCCAAAAGTCTAAGGGTGcgttttattcaaaattattctTGATAATCTTAATTATCTATTcaaggttatcaataaaaatcttACTTGGTTtaagtattcgatgattcccTAGTAATATTCCatgtccgacacgtcagcaaaagggtcatgcaacctggaatcggaaaacctcagaaaactaagggggcgtttggtacgcgcgttttccattttcattttctggaaaacgcgcgttttctggaaaatggtgtttggtttgcgttttccgcgcgcgttttctaaaaaattggctatcgttttctagaaaaacagaaaatgacaaaaagtcgttttctgttttctagaaaacgcgcgttttccagaaaatgaaaatgaaaatggtgcaaaccaaacgcaccctaagggtgcgtttgatttgcctcattttcattttcattttcattttctgaaaaaacgtgcgtttttcattttttagaaaatgatttttacgcatttttcgttttcttagaaaacactctcattttcttaaaaatgaatgtggaaaatgcaaaccaaacgcgttttctattttctcagaaaatgaaaatagaaaacatcatggaaaacgtaaaccaaacaccccctaagatttttcttgattccggggttaacgaattttttttaccaaaaataccctccgataagaaaaaacatggaaaaaagagaaaaaatgtaaaaaaaataaaaaatgtttaaaaaattttaaaatttttaaaaataaataattttaaaaaatagaaattaaaaattttaaaaaatttaaaaatttaaaaattttaaaaatttaaaaattttaaaaattttaaaaattttaaaaaataaaagataaaaaatttaaaaattttaaaaatttaaaaaataaaataaataaataaaaataaaaatttaaaaaatataaaaaatataaaaatataaatataaataatataaaaaatataaaaacattaaaaaaataaaaaacacataaaaagtaaaaaaatatatcagaaaaagaaaagtaaaaaaacataataaataataataataataataataataatatgtataattgattttgtaattgagggtaatatggtaaaatattaaactaagtattcattaaaaccttcaaacaaacaagtttagttgaaccaaataacatttgattatgttttattccccataatctaAATTATGTGATTATTTAGTAATATAAATATGATAACTTAAATCAAACGCACCCAAAGTGTAGAAAAATACAACATGAAGCTTCTTAAAAATCCTCATTCAGCTTGAACTCATGAATAGCTTCGTCGCTATTCAAACTTGACATCGCAGAAGCCATCTGGTACTCCCCCACTTTCTTTTCAAAAAAGTTGGTCTTTCCTTGCAGCGAGATGACCTCCATCCAGTCAAAAGGATTGCTTACCATGTACATATTTTCATACCCTAAAGCCCTTAGAAGATGATCTGCAACGAACTTAATGTATTGGCTCATGAGTTCATTGTTCATCCCAATAAGGGCAACAGGAAGGGAATCACAGACAAATTCCCGCTCAATATCAACAGCGTCGGCAACAATAGACCGCACCCTTTCCTCTGAGAGCTTACTACGGAGGAGGCTATAGAGGAGACAAGCAAATTCACAATGAAGACCTTCATCACGAGATATGAGTTCATTTGAAAAGGTAAGGCCCGGCATCAATCCACGCTTCTTTAGCCAAAAGATAGCACAGAAGGAACCAGAAAAGAAAATGCCCTCGACGCAAGCAAAGGCGACGAGTCGCTCGGCAAAGGATTCGGATGATTCAATCCATCGCAGAGCCCAATTAGCCTTACGAGCGACGGAAGGAATAGTCTCGATAGCATTGAAGAGATAGTCCTTCTCATTGTTATCCTTGATGTAGGTATCAAGAAGGAGCGAGTACATCTCAGAGTGAATGCCCTCAATCACCTTCTGGAAGTTATAGAAGCTACGGGCCTCGAGGAGTTTCACGTCTTGACAGAACCGATCGGCGAGGTTCTCTATCACGATGCCGTCGGAGGCAGCGAAGAAGGCCAGAACACGGGAGATGAAGTGGCGCTCATCGGAGGAGAGGCGATGGTGCCAGTCCCCGAGGTCCTGTGAGAGATCAACTTCCTCCGCGGTCCAATAAGAGGCCTGGGCCTTTTTGTACAACTCCCAAATGGACGGGTAGGCGATGGGAAAGGTACAGAAGCGTTTGGAGTTCGCAGCCAACAAGGGCTCGTACTCCGCTTCTCCTCCGACGGCGGGGATGGGGGCGGCAGGGGCGGAGGAAGCCATGGAAGAGAACCGAATTATTCGAAAAGAATCGAAGAGAAAAAATTGGGCGTGATAGGGCAGAGAGAGAGGTGTCGAATTTATATAGAGAAaatttcaattaaattttttctcaACGATTTATTTAGGAAATActgtttttttcttaaaaaaaaaaagcgcATCTAATCGGatctaaattaaaaactttccttttcttTGATCAATTAACAAGTAAGCCcgctaaaatttaaaaattaaatccaacaattatgAGCATATGTTACGAAAGCTCTTGAACTTcagtaaatataaaatattttatttataagacAAAATACTTATGACATCATTTTTATAACGATTAACCTAAACTTATCAACTTAATGTATCAAagtacataaaataaaataattaacatcgagccaattgagtaagtaattaATTGGGTGGACAAGCCAATTAGGGAAGGTAGACTAGTCAGAAGTCATGACAAACTAGCCAATCGAGCATTGAGGTTAGTGGATTGATGGTATCATACTAATTAAACATGTATGCTAATATATGaaaatttaaatgattttatttaattttaaatgagATCATATTCAAATATTCAATTTCAATTGACTCGATCAATTACGTAGGATTTTTGGTATTAAAATTCCTTCTAAGTTGACCATAGCCAAGTTCGTTACTTGACTTTATTATCATTTTTACGATGGCCAAGTAAAGGTGATATTATTTCGGTTTATTGGGCTAATTTCATTGATTTGTAGCAAGGTAAATAttcttttagatttttaatttaattggtACAACTAGTTTAAAAATGGAaagttaataaataaattattatttgacTAACAAGTGTAGCTCAAGGCATAGGCCTATGCCTAGGATCCCAATTTTATTAGGgcccattaattaattaattaattgaagatattgaaaaaaattaaattggatcattaatattaattaattataaatgttaATTTATTAATGATATCTTATTAATAAATTCATTATCTATTCTACTTCTATTTATACATTACACTATCTTTATTTCTACATTAATTGTCTTCCATAATTTTATATGAAATTCTAttctaccttaaatataatccatttcttaattgacatatttcttattttattattattactattattttaCAATTAGTAATATTATTCTATTCAATTATATGTTTACTTTTTTCTCACCGAGATGATACTATCAGAGAACGTTCTTCTCCTCCCTTGCTGATAATATTTTTTCCTTGCTCTTTCTGTTTTTTCCTCATAATAAcatgaattagagatttttttttattcatacaaaagtaaaatactttagcaaaaataaaattttaaaattaataaagtcttatTTACATTCTagctaaaaaattaaataattttaaaattttattaataaaaataaaattattgtcaaaatattagctagaaaattaaattttataaaaaatttattttttttaaaaaaataatatttaattttaaaaaattttaaaccttcccaaattcaaatgaaaaatattaaaaaataattttaaaatatattaaaaaactttattttttatttatttattttatttttttttgcctaGGGCCTCAAGTGACCTTGAGTCGACCTGGCTTAGAAATTGAGATTATAGCATGGTAGCAAGGTCAAACATAATCAATCGACTAGGAAtttctattattatttaaaattttattttattatcattattgaattttattttaagttttttaaattattttcatattGTATCTTTCGATAAGAATTTTACATCATTAAATAAAGAAACTTAATAATGGAATgagaaattataaaagaaattaaaGGTAAAACAAACACTAATATACACTTAtaagaacataatttttttttaaaaaaatatataatagttaagaaagaagtttaaaaaaatattgaatgaAAACAAGGTTGCTCAAGTGGTTGCATTTACGAAGATTATAGTAAAAAAGTGAAATCTGCTATCCTAGTGGTCCCACATGACCGGCCCCACAATTATATGTGACGAGGTAAATCAGAAAGTTGTAATTAGTTAGTGCGGAGGaggtttttttttcttgattttacCGAGATTAAAATTCTTGTCCTATTGTAACAACTCTATCCTGTACTAGCCAACTCAATCTTACCTCGGGATGATTGCATCGATAAAGATTAACCGAGTAATAAtcgagaaagaagaggaagaatttTAAGATGGGTAGGGCAGAGAAGTAGGGATGACGAATTTATAGTTGTCGTTCTCCTTACACCAAAAGATCGAAAAGCTCGTTGTCTTCATGCCGGGCTGGATCTGAGAAAGGTGAAAGAGAATGTTTGTAGTGTGGAGATTTGGAGCCTAAACTAGCGGGTTGTGGGATGCAGTTTTGGGTCGATCCTACCGAGCTGACGCTTAAAAAATTGTCCGATTTTTTGGGCCAAGTCTAGGACAGGAAGTTTTCTAGGTTGCTAGGTCGAGTTATACTTAACGCTTAAGTAGATTGTGTTGGGTTGTAAGGTTACAaataaagttttatattaaaaacataaagaaGAGATCAtagatctataaaagaaaaatatatccATTGGTATTATGTATTTTGGGTAGagcttaaaaataaaactatgagTGTTTAGATCCAAAgcggataatatcatgtcattatggggatatctaaattccttttagtcataacaattggtatcagagtctggacTACCAGAACGACTAACCACtaactgtgcacaagagtcatGGTCCAATTGAATCATGTGGGTGAAATATTGACCTTGAACGAAAGAAATGAGGGCTCCCATATCTAGATCAAGAGGATCATACACTAGGTAGAAAGCCCTAGTTATGACTGacaaggaagtcctaataggtcaaggGAACTGAGGGATAGGAATACTTGATGGGTCGAGAATTGGACGTCAGGAAGTTTGTGGTCTTTCATTTGAGGAGATGATTGTTGGGGTGTAAGGTTGTAAATAAAGCctcacattaaaaatatatggaaaagattataggtttataagggaaagatatctccattgatatgaggTATTTTGAATAgagtctaaaaataaaattataaataatttaaaattaaaatagataatattataacgatatttaaatttatttttttgtaatcTTGCTGAATTCGGCTACTAAAGAACTGGGCTACTCTCCTTGCGGAGAATGAGCTCAATTTAGTCAAACATGTTTCTCACCTGTTAGGTCATAACTCATAAGTTTGACAAACTCCTGCGCCATGTCAACGACATCCAAACAATATACCACCGTACTGTTTTCTCCTTGTATATAGGATTTATGCAAAACCGTACTTTTTTCTCCTAGCACAGGAGATAGGCAAAGTCTAGGAGATAGGCAAAGTCACAATGGAGGCGCTTATCACGAGATAagttcatttgaaaaaaaaagtgaGGCGTATCAGTTCTGAGTTCTTACTCGCATATGGGAATCTTAGTTAATCTTATGGACTATGTTAAGATGATCGATTTGATCCTATAAAAAATTTTTACTGATAACTAGAATAAATCAAGAAGTGTACTTAGTGACCAGTCTAAAAACTCATCATCCTTTGATTGCGCCctctcatttggagaaaaaattcctacaaatacgtcATAACTGGGGATCGAATCTGGATGTCCAGGTGACAACTTGAATGTCCTGCGTCACTATAGCCCCGGGGACAAAACTAAGATAGGATAAATGTTgagtttaattcaaactatttttcttattttttgttgttgttctggtaatgcacATGTGTAtgtatttagtcccacattgctaagctaagaaggttggaataccttatatatggagtccttccatccttgcttagcaaatttaagggggcctacacgcatgcgcgggtcgagcccaaatcaggtggtttcgggggtttgagccggaaatccataaatagGGTGGGGGGTGGGGTGCAAATCTCCAGCTTGTGGGTCTCACGCTTGCAGGCggcctggtttgtttttgccagtctttggtttggtttggttctaTCCCGCGCGCGTGAGGAAGCGACGCACGGTTTGATTCTGTTCAGCGTGTGAGGGAACCGACACACGCTTTGGTTCGCCGGTGAAGCAGTGCTTCAAAGTGAATAAATGTTGCACCTCTGTTCGTCGTTCGAACTCTCTCTAGCAGTCTGCTTTCTCCTCCTTCCCTCTCTGTGTCTGCGTGCGCTGCCTTCTTTTCCTAGAGTTTtccttgtcctgaggcttggtgttAAGTGATCTGAGGTTGGGTCCAGAGCTTCAACCGGAGGATAACAATTTCTGGACcttactcttttatttacctgtttattgcatgcttgctatTTTGGTGCAAATATATTACTGTGTTAGTGCTCTCATACaacaacaattttagagaataTAGTGCCagcatcaatagacatgatgaatgatagggtaacggggtctgatgaggctagcgccaGACCCGAgagatttttcgggcaaaacttcatACGTTgacaacaacggatgaaattttggttTACTACATTAGGGCTATTCTTTATTATAGAAACAGATCTATCCCGCGCGCGCGAGGAAGTGACGCACGGTTTGATTTTGTTCAGCGTGTGAGGGAACCGACACACACTTTGGTTCGTTGGTGAAGCAGTGCTTCAAAGTGAATAAATGCTGCATCTCTGTTCGTCGTTCGAACTCTCTCTAGCAGTCTGCTTTCTCCTCCTTCCCTCTCTGTGTCTGCGTGCGCTGCCTTCTTTTCCTAGAGTTTtccttgtcctgaggcttggtgttAAGTGATCTGAGGTTGGGTCCAGAGCTTCAACCGGAGGATAACAATTTCTGGACcttactcttttatttacctgtttattgcatgcttgctatTTTGGTGCAAATATATTACTGTGTTAGTGCTCTCATACaacaacaattttagagaataTAGTGCCagcatcaatagacatgatgaatgacagggtaacggggtctgatgaggctagcgccaGACCCGAGAGATTTTTCGGACAAAACTTCATACGTTgacaacaacggatgaaattttggttTACTACATTAGGGCTATTCTTTAttatagaaacagatcctccttcacctgatGAAGAGGGATCTGCCCATAGTGCTGCCTTACAGaagtttaagcaaagggattatctttgccatgggaggatcctgtctgccctctcagacgtaCTATTTTATGTATACTGCTCAACGTCTTCgactaaagagctgtggaaatctttggataaaaaatacaactccgaagattctggtttagaaaagtatactgtgacaaaattcctaaacttcaaaatggttgaaggcaaatttGTGGTTGAGTAGACacatgaatttcaagttcaaattcatggtcttgctgaaggagatatgtcattacccgaaaaatttcaggtcttgtctatcatcgaaaaattgcctccgagttggaaagattttggcatgactcttaaacataggagaggtcaaatctctctagaagatttgatgattgccttaaatatcgaagaagaacatcggaagcaacataaagatgatgataaaagaatGTCTATGAATTTTATTCCAAAGGAaaacgtagtagtctcatctgacaagaataaattcaaaaatcaggaaatgaagaacaagatgaaacccaaaccaaaagttcaaaagaaaaatggaatcaagccgtgctgggcatgtggacaagttggacattatgccaaattctgccctaagcaaaaggacaagaagaaaaaccaaagcaatatgtccaacaccaaggcacaagcaaatgttgtgactgctagtgacgacaccagcaatagggttgttaccttcaaacctgaactaaacttgatctatcaacccaatgaatggttagttgatacaggtgctaatgtgcactgttgtgctgatcgctctgcttttcttacttatcaggtaattgaatgtacttccgtgaccatggggaaccattttgcagccagggtgtttgggataggacaagttgacttgaggttcacctctggaaaagtcctgtcactgcatgaggtgcatcatgttccagcggtccgtcggaatttgattagcgagtcaaagttagtccgcgctagttatgagttgaactttaaatgtaataaagttgtaatgtTACATTTAGGAatatttattggaaaaggttaccttaatgaaggtttatttaaactcaatgtagaaaatgttaccttaaataaatctactgatattggttgttcatataatattgagtcttatgatatatgacatgATAGATTAAGACATGCCAATTTTAATACcataaaaaggatgatgaatctatacatgattcctaagcattctataaatgataataaaaaatgtgaagtttgtgtgcaatataaacaacctcgtaaacccttcaaatcagttgatagaaattctgatattttagaattaattcaCACTGAccgttgtgagtttaacggtgtaataacgagagacaataaaaggtatttcattaccttcattgatgatcactctcgttattgttatgtttatttgctgaaaactaaggatgaagctttagataaatttatgatttttaaatctgaagctgagaattaaacaaataaatctattaagaggttaagatctgataggggtggagagtttacctcgaacctgtttcaaaaattttatcaagatacaggtataattcacaaggtaactgctccatatagtcctcaatctaacggtatagcagaacgaaaaaattgaacccttgaagatatgattaatttcaTGTTAGGTAGTTCTGGGTTACCTaacttcatgtggggggaggctctatacactgcatgtcatgtgttaaatagagtccccatgaagtcaagggataaaaatCTATATGAGCTTTAGAAAGGccggaggacaagtttgaaataccttaaagtgtgggggtgccttgcaaaggtactagtacctgaacacagaaggaaaaaacttggtccaaagaccgtagatggtatctttttgggttatgctcaaaatagtattgcatataggtttctgattattaaatcagaaatttctggaatagatgcaaatactattgtagaacttcacgATGCtatattttttgaggatatatttcctatgaagacaagAACACCTCAATCTATATCTGGTATTCATACTAAAGATAAGTCTGCTTCCGTAGAGGTCCCATTATTTGTAgtaggtacaccttcctcaagtcactctagactagatgaatctagtgagtatacagaatTGAGAATGAgaaagaggcaacgtgtgtctacggatttaggccagaactttatcacctataatatagaaggtgactctgtgacatatagagatgctatggcttctcctgaagctaagcaccggaaagaggccattaaaagtgaaatggactctattatctctaatgccacttgggagttggtagatttacctcctgggtgtaccactataggatgtaaatgggtgtttaagagaaaactaaaacctgatgggtcagtagataaattcaaagcccgcctagttgctaagggattcaaacagaaagaagggattgactatttttaCACTTATTCTcttgttaccagaattactacaatccgagtgttaatagcattgacatccatatatcatcttaaggtccatcaaatggatgtcaaaacggcattccttaatggagatcttgaagaagagatatatatggatcagtctgagggacatgtagtttctaGAAATGAGAATagagtctgtaggttagtcaaatctttttatggtttgaagcaagccccaaagcagtggcacgaaaaatttgatagagctatgctatcatttgactttgaaatgaatgactctgataaatgtgtgtatgctaaaatgaaaggtgataattatattatcttatgcttatatgtagatgatatcctattttttggttctaacctttctattattaatgagactaatgCCCTCTTAAGTgctaaatttgatatgaaggatatgagttgtgctgacatgattttagggctgaagttgactcgttcaactgatggaatagcaatttctcagtcactctatgttgagagagtattagagaaatatggctatagccaagttaaatttgtcgtcacaccctatggttcttcaaaaactctccacaagaataagagtggtgtggcagtgtctcaattaagatactcacaaataatatgtAGCCTAatatatttagcaaattgttctagacctgatatttcttttgctataatgAAATTGAgtaggtttaccagctgtccgaaCATAacacattgggatgcattagacagagtactcagatacctaagaggcactatatccttggctTGTGGTAtgagagattccctgcagtcctggagggatatagtaatgctagttggatagctgacactgctgagtgtaaaggcattactggttatgtctttacacttagaggcgatgcagttgcttggaggtctgttaaacagacgattataacctgTTTTACAtttgaggcagaattgtgtgctttagataccacagtaactgatgTTGATTGGCTTATgagtcttctttctgaaattcctttGATGATGAAggcaataccttctatttcagtacactgtgataatcaaacaacaatagcttagattagaagctccaaatataaccagaaacagaaaagacatgtacgaataagactaaagtctattcgtgagctagtgtctcttggagtggtgtcattggactttgtaagttcaaaggacAATATTGTTAATCCACttactaaaggacttgattctgataaaatcaagagatccagtaaagGAATGAGACTGAAgcctatcctggtttcatctatagcggcaacccaacctatctgattggagatcccaagaagtaggttcaatgtggtataaacaagttataagggtgaactgtaagcatcaaattgattgagatgtaatctcatagtctcttccctggatagatacttgactgctagtaaggatgagcttaggagctcttaatgagttcaaggtcttaatgacaggatgctcgtAGTaaatccttggagaactcacctatg is a window encoding:
- the LOC121983346 gene encoding ribonucleoside-diphosphate reductase small chain-like translates to MASSAPAAPIPAVGGEAEYEPLLAANSKRFCTFPIAYPSIWELYKKAQASYWTAEEVDLSQDLGDWHHRLSSDERHFISRVLAFFAASDGIVIENLADRFCQDVKLLEARSFYNFQKVIEGIHSEMYSLLLDTYIKDNNEKDYLFNAIETIPSVARKANWALRWIESSESFAERLVAFACVEGIFFSGSFCAIFWLKKRGLMPGLTFSNELISRDEGLHCEFACLLYSLLRSKLSEERVRSIVADAVDIEREFVCDSLPVALIGMNNELMSQYIKFVADHLLRALGYENMYMVSNPFDWMEVISLQGKTNFFEKKVGEYQMASAMSSLNSDEAIHEFKLNEDF